From a single Ursus arctos isolate Adak ecotype North America unplaced genomic scaffold, UrsArc2.0 scaffold_34, whole genome shotgun sequence genomic region:
- the CIDEA gene encoding lipid transferase CIDEA: METARDYAGALIRPLTFMGSQTKRVLLTPLMHSARPFRVSNHDRSSRRGVMATSLKELLNKTLEALVITSGLVTLVLEDDGTVVDTEEFFQTLEDNTHFMILEKGQKWTPGGSCVSARQQPKKAGIARVTFDLYKLNPKDVIGCLNVKATMYEMYSVSYDIRCTGVKALLRSLLRLLSHAAQVTGQLLMYAGSYMLQLLGDTEEHPPRRSHSRRGFMCG, encoded by the exons ATGGAGACCGCCCGGGACTACGCCGGAGCCCTCATCAG GCCCCTGACGTTTATGGGATCACAGACCAAGAGAGTCCTACTAACTCCCCTCATGCACTCGGCCCGCCCTTTCCGGGTCTCCAACCATGACAGAAGCAGCCGGCGAGGGGTGATGGCCACCAGTCTGAAGGAACTCCTCAACAAG ACCCTGGAGGCCTTAGTTATCACCAGTGGACTGGTCACTTTGGTGCTGGAGGACGACGGAACCGTGGTGGATACGGAAGAATTCTTTCAGACCTTAGAAGACAACACACATTTCATGATCTTGGAGAAAGGGCAGAAGTGGACACCG GGTGGCAGCTGTGTCTCCGCTCGCCAGCAGCCAAAGAAAGCGGGAATAGCGAGAGTCACCTTCGACTTATATAAGCTGAACCCCAAGGATGTCATTGGCTGCCTCAACGTAAAGGCCACCATGTATGAGATGTACTCGGTGTCCTACGACATCCGGTGTACGGGAGTCAAGGCCCTGCTAAG GAGCCTGCTGCGGCTCCTGTCCCATGCCGCCCAGGTGACCGGACAGTTGCTCATGTACGCTGGCTCATACATGCTCCAGCTGCTGGGTGACACGGAGGAGCACCCTCCCCGCAGGTCACATTCCAGACGGGGGTTCATGTGTGGATAG